In Methanococcoides sp. LMO-2, a single window of DNA contains:
- a CDS encoding class II SORL domain-containing protein, with translation MTEQVINRLKDPENITETEQKHVPVIESDDVMTAEGKFKVTVTLGEVPHVMQDDHYIEWIELHLGNIKIGRVELSPSDEKAEAIFTVEPTEEIVGIRAYEICHIRGVNVCGDCGTKAVIMKLKALASCNVHGLWESSKQVEIMSKKVGEGKECRWHA, from the coding sequence ATGACCGAACAGGTAATTAACCGTCTGAAAGATCCGGAGAATATCACAGAAACAGAACAAAAGCACGTTCCTGTAATTGAATCTGATGATGTCATGACAGCAGAAGGTAAATTTAAAGTCACTGTGACATTGGGAGAAGTTCCGCATGTTATGCAGGATGACCACTACATAGAGTGGATCGAACTGCATCTGGGAAACATTAAGATCGGAAGAGTGGAGCTTTCACCCTCAGATGAGAAGGCAGAAGCAATATTTACTGTAGAACCTACGGAAGAGATCGTTGGAATCCGTGCATATGAGATATGCCACATCCGCGGTGTTAATGTTTGCGGGGACTGCGGAACAAAAGCTGTTATCATGAAGCTTAAAGCACTGGCAAGCTGCAATGTACATGGCCTTTGGGAATCTTCAAAACAAGTCGAGATCATGTCAAAGAAAGTTGGCGAAGGTAAAGAATGCCGCTGGCATGCATGA
- a CDS encoding response regulator produces MKEMNILIVEDEMIVAMMIKLKLLDMGYGFAGHATTGEDAIKMVKEVKPDLIIMDIFLKGKMDGIDAASEILKSYVVPIIFLTGDSSKETRTKASIANPVGYLQKPFMDEELEYVIESAFCKAKSPAFKQMAQDISA; encoded by the coding sequence ATGAAAGAAATGAATATCCTCATAGTAGAAGATGAGATGATCGTTGCAATGATGATCAAACTTAAACTTCTGGATATGGGATACGGATTTGCAGGGCATGCCACAACCGGGGAAGATGCGATCAAAATGGTAAAAGAAGTTAAGCCAGACCTCATTATCATGGACATATTCCTTAAAGGGAAGATGGATGGTATAGATGCTGCAAGTGAAATACTCAAATCATATGTTGTTCCGATTATCTTTCTTACAGGCGACTCATCAAAAGAGACAAGAACAAAAGCATCCATTGCGAATCCTGTCGGGTACCTGCAAAAGCCATTCATGGATGAGGAACTGGAATATGTTATTGAGTCAGCCTTCTGCAAAGCCAAAAGTCCGGCGTTTAAGCAGATGGCCCAGGATATATCTGCTTAA
- a CDS encoding VIT1/CCC1 transporter family protein, which produces MKFNKEQGRYIILGSIDGLLAVLGVVIATSHVVDDPSIIINAALGGAIALAMTNGIGSYLAESAVEYGHLAELEKPLLRSLESTKLEAQTKKKIWNDSIAHGGSSFIGSLVPISPFILLDEMALEASVVLSISVLAVLGVYSGKIAKQSAIKHAVRMVGLGILIVAAVTLLGLE; this is translated from the coding sequence ATGAAATTCAATAAGGAACAGGGCAGGTACATTATTCTCGGTAGTATAGATGGTCTTCTGGCCGTGCTTGGTGTAGTGATCGCAACATCCCATGTTGTTGATGATCCATCAATTATCATTAATGCTGCTCTTGGAGGTGCTATTGCACTGGCCATGACCAACGGCATCGGATCGTACCTTGCAGAAAGCGCGGTCGAATACGGTCATCTCGCTGAGCTTGAAAAACCATTGCTAAGAAGTCTGGAATCTACAAAACTGGAAGCTCAGACAAAGAAGAAGATATGGAACGATTCCATAGCTCATGGAGGATCAAGCTTCATCGGGTCCCTTGTCCCGATCTCACCATTCATACTCCTCGATGAAATGGCCCTTGAGGCATCGGTCGTATTGAGCATTTCAGTACTTGCAGTACTTGGGGTCTACTCAGGGAAGATTGCTAAGCAAAGTGCGATCAAACATGCTGTGCGAATGGTAGGACTTGGTATACTGATCGTTGCTGCTGTTACACTGCTCGGACTTGAATAA
- a CDS encoding universal stress protein, with protein sequence MGDISYRNILVPIDERQMSKRVVEHALHVAEIEGGNLIVVYVEEKKGIGSIYPKELSEKMLAVVRENIEANMGYAMDEAEKAGITAEKIILNSNDIGGDLIRVAEEKNVDLTVMGSESLRRDPLGSLTRWIIAADVGPVLVITSED encoded by the coding sequence ATGGGGGATATATCATACAGGAACATCCTCGTTCCGATAGATGAAAGACAAATGTCGAAAAGGGTTGTTGAACATGCACTTCATGTTGCAGAAATCGAAGGTGGCAACCTGATAGTGGTCTATGTGGAAGAAAAGAAGGGAATTGGATCCATCTATCCAAAAGAGCTCTCTGAGAAAATGCTGGCGGTTGTCAGGGAGAACATCGAAGCTAATATGGGATATGCAATGGATGAAGCTGAAAAAGCAGGTATTACAGCTGAAAAGATAATTCTCAACAGCAATGACATAGGTGGTGACCTGATAAGGGTCGCAGAAGAAAAAAATGTTGACCTTACAGTAATGGGTTCCGAATCCCTCAGGAGAGATCCTCTTGGCAGCCTCACACGCTGGATAATTGCAGCGGATGTAGGTCCCGTTCTTGTTATCACCAGCGAGGATTAA
- a CDS encoding calcium/sodium antiporter — MVISTLLLFLLGLILITKGADWFIESAVSISTKSGLPKIIIGATIVSFATTAPEFTVSAIAAYIGHTDLTIGNAVGSAICNIGLALGVVISIKAIRIEEESFLHKGAIMLFSGFALIALTLDGSLTAIDGLFLLLIFLGFLYYNYRLQSAIFNGSEKKREKLSLKEMKTDIFYFVIGSACVVIGSRLLVDSGTEIAYWLGIPEMIIGLTLVALGTSLPELITAISATLKGHQDLSIGNILGANTMDIAMILGFSSQIRTLPILDQSLSYDFPVMILIMLMLVIFGITGKKLERWEGGVIMITYFAYIAGLFMFYN; from the coding sequence ATGGTGATCTCGACTTTATTGCTTTTCCTTTTAGGCCTTATTCTCATTACCAAAGGAGCAGACTGGTTCATCGAGTCCGCAGTATCGATCTCAACCAAGAGCGGACTCCCAAAGATCATCATCGGCGCCACTATCGTGAGCTTTGCCACAACAGCTCCCGAATTCACCGTTTCTGCGATTGCCGCATACATAGGCCACACCGACCTGACCATTGGAAATGCAGTAGGTTCAGCTATCTGTAACATCGGCCTGGCACTTGGGGTCGTCATATCTATCAAGGCAATTCGTATCGAAGAAGAATCCTTCCTGCATAAAGGTGCCATTATGCTCTTTTCAGGATTTGCGCTCATAGCCTTAACACTGGATGGCAGCCTCACAGCAATCGATGGCCTGTTCCTGCTTCTGATCTTCCTCGGTTTCCTTTACTACAACTACCGCCTCCAGTCCGCAATATTCAACGGATCGGAAAAGAAAAGGGAAAAGCTATCCCTGAAAGAAATGAAGACCGACATATTCTATTTTGTGATCGGTTCAGCCTGTGTGGTTATCGGCAGTCGCTTACTTGTGGATAGCGGAACAGAGATCGCATACTGGCTGGGAATCCCTGAAATGATCATCGGCCTGACACTGGTAGCCCTTGGAACATCCCTTCCAGAGTTGATTACTGCCATTTCTGCAACATTGAAAGGACATCAGGACCTTTCGATCGGCAATATCCTGGGAGCAAACACAATGGATATTGCAATGATACTTGGATTTTCTTCACAGATACGCACACTCCCTATTCTGGACCAGTCCCTTAGCTATGACTTCCCGGTCATGATCCTTATCATGCTGATGCTCGTAATATTCGGAATTACAGGGAAGAAGCTTGAAAGATGGGAAGGCGGGGTCATCATGATCACATATTTTGCCTATATTGCAGGCCTTTTCATGTTCTATAACTAA
- a CDS encoding ACT domain-containing protein, whose amino-acid sequence MTSTRFIITVIGIDKIGIVANITKVMADFNVNIVDISQTLMEDLFTMIMLAGAKDENFDLTAFQKAMSEEGEKLGVEVRVQHEDAFRFMHRI is encoded by the coding sequence ATGACCTCAACCCGCTTCATAATCACTGTTATCGGTATAGACAAGATAGGCATTGTTGCTAATATCACAAAGGTAATGGCAGATTTCAATGTGAACATCGTTGATATCAGCCAGACCCTTATGGAAGACCTGTTCACCATGATAATGCTGGCAGGCGCAAAGGATGAGAACTTCGACCTCACTGCGTTCCAGAAGGCTATGTCAGAAGAGGGAGAAAAACTTGGAGTGGAAGTACGTGTGCAGCATGAGGATGCATTCCGCTTCATGCACAGGATCTAA
- a CDS encoding PFL family protein, translated as MLVHPEEILETIHMIKAENLDIRTVTMGINLLGCSHNEIDVLNERIYEKITGYAKDLVKTTEEIQNLYGIPIINKRIAVTPIAIVAESCDTDDYVSIAKTLDRAAEDLGIDFIGGFSALVHKGATPGDIKLINSLPQALATTNKVCSSINVATTKAGINMDAVAMMGEIIKKTADATKNDDGIGCAKLVVFANAPEDNPFMAGAFHGVGEPDCVINVGVSGPGVVNSTIRELKDPDLGEISEAIKKTAFKITRMGEMVGREVSRRLNVEFGVVDLSLAPTPEIGDSVAAILEAMGLQNCGTHGTTAALALLNDAVKKGGSMASSYVGGLSGAFIPVSEDAGMIHAVEIGALSLEKLEAMTSVCSVGLDMIAIPGDTSASTISAIIADEMAIGMINKKTTAVRLIPAPGKKVGDNVEYGGLLGRAPVMSVSKFSSDEFIGRGGRIPAPIQALTN; from the coding sequence ATGCTTGTCCATCCGGAAGAGATACTTGAGACCATCCATATGATCAAAGCGGAGAACCTCGATATCAGGACCGTTACAATGGGGATCAATCTCCTTGGTTGCTCCCACAATGAAATTGATGTGCTCAACGAGAGGATCTATGAGAAGATCACCGGCTATGCTAAGGATCTTGTAAAGACCACAGAGGAGATCCAGAACCTTTACGGAATACCCATTATAAATAAGCGCATAGCTGTCACCCCCATAGCCATTGTTGCAGAAAGCTGTGATACGGATGACTATGTATCCATCGCAAAGACACTTGACCGTGCAGCAGAAGATCTGGGTATCGATTTTATTGGAGGGTTCAGCGCCCTTGTGCATAAGGGAGCAACACCCGGGGACATAAAGCTTATCAATTCCCTTCCTCAGGCACTTGCAACCACAAATAAGGTCTGCTCATCTATCAACGTGGCTACAACAAAGGCAGGCATCAACATGGATGCTGTGGCAATGATGGGAGAGATTATCAAAAAGACCGCTGATGCAACAAAAAATGATGATGGTATCGGCTGTGCCAAACTTGTGGTATTCGCAAATGCGCCGGAGGATAATCCGTTCATGGCTGGTGCATTCCACGGAGTGGGTGAACCGGACTGTGTGATCAATGTCGGAGTAAGCGGTCCTGGAGTAGTTAACTCCACCATAAGGGAACTCAAAGATCCTGATCTGGGGGAAATATCAGAAGCCATCAAGAAGACAGCCTTTAAGATCACAAGGATGGGAGAGATGGTTGGAAGGGAAGTTTCCCGTCGTCTAAATGTGGAATTTGGAGTTGTGGACCTGTCCCTGGCACCTACACCGGAGATAGGTGACAGTGTAGCCGCGATCCTTGAAGCAATGGGACTCCAGAACTGCGGGACCCACGGGACAACAGCAGCTCTTGCTCTTCTCAACGACGCCGTGAAAAAGGGCGGATCTATGGCATCATCGTACGTGGGTGGCCTGAGTGGTGCATTCATACCGGTAAGTGAGGACGCAGGCATGATACATGCTGTGGAGATCGGTGCATTAAGTCTTGAAAAACTGGAAGCTATGACAAGTGTCTGCTCTGTGGGACTTGACATGATAGCAATTCCCGGAGATACAAGCGCATCCACGATATCAGCGATAATTGCCGACGAGATGGCAATCGGTATGATCAACAAAAAGACAACCGCTGTGCGTCTTATACCTGCACCCGGAAAGAAAGTTGGTGACAATGTTGAATACGGCGGACTTCTGGGACGTGCACCTGTAATGTCCGTTTCCAAATTCAGTTCAGATGAGTTCATCGGAAGAGGCGGAAGGATACCTGCGCCTATACAGGCACTCACAAACTGA
- a CDS encoding shikimate kinase, with protein sequence MNITLIGMSGAGKTTIGKLLSKKLGYGLVDVDDLIKARIDTDLQSFIDSAGEEAFLDMEKKAVLDLTPSGSCIIATGGSVVYSEDAMDHLGSISTIVYLDAPFGRIARRIDPSKRGVVGFKEKTLEELYRERRMLYEKYMDVHIKIKKNEGKAAIVNRIIDLCFKKNDS encoded by the coding sequence ATGAACATCACGCTTATCGGAATGTCAGGTGCAGGCAAGACAACGATTGGGAAGTTGCTCTCAAAGAAACTGGGTTATGGCTTAGTTGATGTAGATGACCTGATCAAAGCAAGGATCGATACCGATCTCCAGTCATTCATTGACTCTGCCGGAGAGGAGGCATTTCTCGATATGGAGAAGAAGGCTGTCCTTGATCTTACTCCCTCGGGAAGTTGCATCATTGCAACTGGTGGAAGTGTGGTCTACTCGGAAGATGCTATGGATCACTTGGGTTCCATTTCAACAATAGTGTATTTGGATGCTCCTTTTGGACGTATAGCTCGCAGGATCGATCCATCTAAGAGAGGAGTTGTGGGCTTTAAGGAGAAGACACTGGAAGAGCTGTATCGGGAACGCAGGATGCTTTATGAAAAGTATATGGATGTTCATATCAAAATAAAGAAAAATGAAGGAAAAGCTGCTATTGTAAACAGGATCATTGATCTGTGTTTTAAGAAAAATGATAGTTGA
- a CDS encoding MFS transporter encodes MDHERFLLYSSVFVIMGLSNAVIPVLPELAATGQTTAVTSTSLLYSAFFLGALFTMLPFGILSDRFCSMKFVIFGLILSFISGIFISFTDNFTILVLARFIEGASCGAFFPAAFSRLALFTKKMRYIGEFNFLLNGGLAAGVAITGYLAETGIKYGIYLFVILTAFTLAFAFYYMICPTRKQDQEDIPGKEMLSARAYLSFITSRSSLSIWIISFLLAGSSGVLVSLYPEYSIGTLTKTELGIAISLLYISTMFSSLTIARFNYGYDELIKKGIIIATIGILLTIYYPMAGFTVIGLGSGIMLLGLPLAITDMKIEHGIAMGIYNTCIYAGLALMPLIAGVFTGVFDTVTIFIATGLLFGTTLFFDRFPGQNAN; translated from the coding sequence ATGGATCATGAAAGGTTCTTACTCTATTCTTCCGTTTTTGTCATAATGGGGCTTTCAAATGCAGTTATACCCGTACTGCCTGAGCTCGCAGCTACCGGCCAGACAACAGCTGTTACCTCAACCAGCCTTTTGTATTCAGCTTTCTTCCTGGGCGCACTTTTCACCATGCTACCTTTCGGGATCCTCAGTGACAGGTTCTGCAGCATGAAATTTGTTATATTTGGACTGATACTGTCATTCATCTCAGGCATCTTTATTTCATTCACGGATAATTTCACTATACTTGTGCTGGCACGCTTTATTGAAGGTGCATCATGCGGTGCGTTCTTCCCTGCTGCATTTTCAAGGCTGGCACTGTTCACAAAAAAGATGCGATATATAGGAGAGTTTAATTTCCTTCTCAACGGGGGACTTGCTGCAGGTGTCGCGATCACAGGGTATCTTGCAGAGACAGGTATCAAATACGGGATCTATCTATTCGTTATACTGACGGCTTTCACTCTTGCTTTCGCATTCTACTACATGATCTGCCCTACCAGAAAACAGGATCAGGAAGACATACCCGGAAAAGAGATGTTATCAGCAAGAGCCTATCTTTCATTCATTACCAGCAGAAGTTCCCTCAGTATATGGATCATCTCTTTCCTGCTTGCGGGATCAAGCGGTGTCCTGGTCTCCCTCTATCCGGAGTATAGCATTGGAACCCTTACAAAAACAGAACTGGGGATAGCTATATCGCTATTATATATTTCAACGATGTTCTCATCGCTCACAATAGCACGCTTTAACTATGGCTATGATGAGCTGATCAAAAAAGGGATAATTATAGCGACGATCGGGATACTCTTAACCATCTATTACCCGATGGCGGGATTCACTGTGATCGGTCTTGGGTCAGGGATAATGCTCCTTGGACTTCCACTGGCGATTACTGACATGAAGATAGAACATGGGATAGCAATGGGGATCTATAACACCTGCATCTACGCCGGCCTGGCATTGATGCCGCTTATAGCAGGAGTATTTACAGGGGTTTTTGATACCGTAACGATATTCATAGCTACCGGGCTGCTGTTTGGTACAACTCTGTTCTTCGATCGTTTCCCGGGACAAAATGCGAATTAA
- a CDS encoding GTP-binding protein: protein MLTLVVGGFLGSGKTTTIINTGKYLVDKGHKVAIIVNEIGEIGIDGDIINKFGFDTKEITNGCICCSLKMGLRSTVITLFNSYNPDVLIIEPTGIAFPNVIKREIELMDLGEGAEIAPLVTLIDGSRFKHLLKEMKHFSTRQIEDAEILAINKVDLMDNLQIPIIEESVQQLNRKAKVIRISGNDRDEKFYDFMDMVFPEEIRDGSPGAELQQTKATEAAKLSIAPANGISLVSKEHMEIIQDEQETESSIDASGVATYAAEYKIKDGTDIERSKMIARDIMTKIKAEVMKHSPEFIGHIKMFLDSDADTVKMNVTAYFEEPQLELIETGENETFKLKILSAISNMDKDDLVKIVDNFATDVFNSYGIAIEKLDPHHHHEHGHTHHH, encoded by the coding sequence ATGCTAACACTTGTAGTTGGCGGTTTTCTCGGAAGCGGAAAGACCACCACGATAATCAATACTGGGAAGTATCTCGTCGACAAAGGGCACAAGGTTGCCATTATTGTTAACGAGATAGGAGAGATCGGGATCGATGGTGATATCATCAATAAATTCGGTTTCGATACAAAAGAGATCACAAACGGATGTATCTGTTGTTCACTCAAGATGGGGCTTCGATCGACAGTAATAACGCTTTTCAATTCCTACAATCCGGACGTCCTCATAATTGAACCTACCGGAATTGCATTCCCCAACGTTATCAAAAGAGAGATCGAACTGATGGACCTGGGAGAGGGAGCGGAGATCGCACCACTTGTGACACTGATCGATGGAAGCAGGTTCAAACACCTTCTAAAAGAGATGAAGCATTTCTCAACACGTCAGATCGAAGATGCAGAGATCCTTGCCATCAACAAGGTCGACCTTATGGATAATCTGCAAATACCTATCATAGAAGAATCCGTTCAACAGCTCAACAGGAAAGCAAAAGTGATACGCATCTCCGGAAATGACAGAGATGAGAAATTCTATGATTTTATGGATATGGTATTTCCGGAAGAAATACGGGATGGTTCCCCGGGCGCCGAACTTCAACAAACTAAAGCTACTGAAGCGGCTAAATTATCTATTGCTCCTGCAAATGGCATCTCACTTGTCAGCAAGGAACATATGGAGATCATACAGGACGAACAGGAAACAGAGAGTTCCATCGATGCATCTGGTGTTGCAACCTATGCTGCCGAATATAAGATCAAAGATGGCACAGATATCGAAAGATCAAAGATGATAGCCAGGGATATCATGACCAAAATAAAGGCAGAGGTTATGAAGCATAGTCCTGAGTTCATAGGCCACATCAAGATGTTCCTTGATTCTGATGCGGATACAGTTAAAATGAACGTTACCGCATACTTTGAAGAACCACAATTAGAACTGATAGAGACAGGCGAGAATGAGACATTCAAGTTGAAGATACTTTCAGCGATCTCAAACATGGATAAAGATGATCTTGTGAAGATAGTGGACAACTTCGCAACAGATGTATTCAACAGCTATGGAATTGCCATTGAGAAGCTTGACCCACATCACCATCATGAACACGGACATACACACCATCATTAA
- a CDS encoding hydantoinase/oxoprolinase family protein yields MQYSLGIDAGGTYTDAILVRDSDRSVVTSNKALTTYPDLIEGIKNAIDGIDESYLEKVKLVSLSTTLATNTVLEDTGYPVGLILAGDHNVEKDFPTNDIIFVSGGHDHMGEEMAPLDIEAVKHFVKGVHDNVSAFAVSSHFSIRNPEHELRVKELITKLTGKPVVCGHELSQDIGAYERSVTAYLNAQLLPVGKHFINAIIAEMKRRRMHARLIMLKCDGSVVGIGDALERPIETIFSGPAASLIGASYLAEIGTCAVVDVGGTSTDVSMLYENVPDLSEAGAVVGGWQTKVKAIHMETSAMGGDSHIWTKDKKVYIGPRRVEPLCLAAVKYKGFLEKLKRTVVPSRRLFDENIQPTKFFVRTEHEIVDLTENEEMVLSVIGSDPVSFDEMSTVLKKPPSSFVLSSLIKKRLIQAIGFTPTDVLHVLGEYDEWNSEASKLGADVIAKLNNTGKYELSASLKKRFARNMAFGLMSYLLPGVDGSGIEMIVDGKFRAKFDVEVPVVLLGGPVIAYKDDVRSFINAEVIVPDHAEVGNAAGALFGKGIKRIEIMIKPESVNNPDRDFFVFSPDGRLKFDTYVQALSFANDHGRSLTYSYMSECGIRESNVNVTVTEKHVSPEGWRHPPMESKLTFVGVGII; encoded by the coding sequence ATGCAATATAGTTTAGGTATAGATGCAGGTGGAACGTATACGGATGCAATCCTTGTGAGGGATTCGGACAGGTCGGTTGTAACTTCCAATAAGGCCTTGACCACATATCCTGATCTGATCGAGGGAATTAAAAATGCCATAGATGGTATCGATGAGAGTTATCTGGAAAAAGTAAAACTTGTATCGCTTTCTACAACACTTGCTACAAATACTGTTCTGGAAGATACTGGTTATCCCGTAGGTCTTATTCTTGCAGGTGATCATAATGTTGAAAAGGATTTTCCCACAAATGACATCATTTTCGTTTCAGGTGGCCATGACCATATGGGCGAAGAGATGGCTCCCCTGGACATAGAAGCGGTGAAACATTTTGTGAAAGGAGTACATGATAATGTATCCGCATTTGCCGTTTCTTCACATTTTAGCATACGCAATCCTGAGCATGAACTGCGCGTAAAAGAACTTATCACGAAACTTACAGGTAAGCCGGTGGTATGCGGCCATGAACTTTCCCAGGACATTGGTGCCTATGAGAGATCAGTGACGGCTTACCTGAATGCACAGTTGCTTCCTGTAGGGAAACATTTCATAAACGCGATCATAGCCGAAATGAAAAGAAGGCGAATGCATGCCCGGCTTATCATGCTCAAATGTGATGGTTCGGTTGTTGGTATCGGGGATGCACTTGAAAGACCCATTGAGACGATCTTCTCCGGACCGGCTGCAAGCCTGATAGGGGCGTCCTATCTTGCTGAAATAGGCACCTGTGCTGTGGTAGACGTTGGTGGAACAAGTACTGATGTTTCCATGCTTTACGAAAATGTCCCGGACCTTAGTGAGGCAGGAGCAGTTGTCGGTGGATGGCAGACAAAGGTCAAGGCTATTCACATGGAAACCTCTGCAATGGGTGGAGACAGCCATATCTGGACAAAGGATAAAAAAGTCTACATAGGGCCGAGAAGGGTAGAGCCATTATGTCTTGCTGCTGTTAAATACAAAGGATTTCTTGAAAAGCTAAAGAGGACAGTTGTTCCTTCACGCAGGCTTTTTGATGAGAACATCCAGCCTACAAAGTTTTTTGTGAGGACAGAACATGAGATCGTTGATCTGACGGAGAATGAGGAGATGGTCTTGTCCGTAATAGGTTCAGATCCCGTTTCCTTCGATGAGATGTCCACAGTATTGAAAAAACCTCCATCATCCTTTGTGTTGAGTTCCCTGATAAAGAAAAGGCTTATCCAGGCGATCGGATTTACCCCAACAGATGTATTGCATGTTTTGGGCGAGTACGACGAGTGGAACTCCGAGGCCTCCAAGCTGGGTGCGGATGTCATTGCAAAGCTCAATAACACAGGTAAATATGAGCTTTCAGCTTCCCTGAAAAAAAGGTTTGCCAGGAATATGGCTTTTGGACTGATGTCCTATCTCCTGCCAGGGGTGGATGGATCAGGTATTGAAATGATAGTGGATGGGAAATTCAGGGCAAAGTTCGATGTGGAAGTTCCGGTGGTTCTCTTGGGTGGTCCTGTAATTGCTTACAAGGACGATGTCAGGTCCTTCATAAATGCTGAGGTAATTGTTCCGGATCATGCTGAGGTTGGCAATGCAGCAGGAGCACTATTCGGAAAAGGCATCAAGAGGATAGAGATAATGATAAAGCCAGAATCTGTGAATAATCCTGACAGGGACTTCTTTGTCTTCTCTCCCGATGGAAGGCTTAAATTTGATACATATGTACAGGCATTATCGTTTGCCAATGACCATGGCAGATCGCTTACCTATAGTTACATGAGTGAATGTGGTATCAGGGAAAGTAACGTTAACGTGACGGTGACAGAAAAGCATGTTTCACCTGAAGGCTGGAGGCATCCTCCGATGGAATCGAAACTAACCTTTGTTGGTGTAGGTATAATCTGA
- a CDS encoding cation diffusion facilitator family transporter: protein MWTIYSVKGISFAIFLVYLAISVLELTIGIFAGLSAIESIGYYSLFVCIIVFARIFVPHLVSQFTDKDHPYGYKKYGSLMSLSVALMFVLFGIYILKTMILAISVDNYYKFYSFVIAILVISIILDILILRTKKEDPTLGIKDIFIPSLIETNLLLSIVVVGVLLSGTIYPLAEILVVFLIVAFLFKECASIIVESSNTLCDARILDESAVCSIVNSIDGVEECYMVRAHGASQSLFVDLRVKVLSDMHIRDTQRLIARIENDLKRTYRGVSDVFVHIEPL from the coding sequence ATGTGGACAATATATTCAGTAAAGGGAATATCATTTGCGATCTTCTTAGTTTATCTGGCAATTTCAGTACTGGAGCTAACGATAGGAATCTTTGCTGGACTTTCTGCAATTGAATCAATTGGATATTATTCACTTTTTGTCTGTATAATCGTATTTGCCAGAATATTTGTTCCACATCTAGTTTCGCAGTTTACTGACAAAGATCATCCATATGGATACAAAAAATATGGTTCATTGATGTCTCTTTCTGTTGCTTTGATGTTTGTTCTGTTTGGCATATACATTCTAAAAACGATGATCTTAGCTATATCAGTAGATAATTATTATAAATTCTATTCATTTGTGATTGCAATATTAGTTATTTCAATAATTCTGGATATTTTAATACTGAGAACCAAAAAAGAGGATCCAACCTTAGGAATAAAAGACATTTTTATCCCCTCTCTGATAGAAACAAATCTTTTATTGTCAATTGTAGTTGTAGGGGTTCTGTTATCTGGTACTATTTATCCATTGGCAGAAATTCTGGTCGTATTTCTGATCGTTGCATTTCTTTTCAAGGAATGTGCATCCATTATTGTGGAATCCAGTAATACATTATGTGATGCACGCATACTTGATGAATCCGCAGTATGCAGTATAGTGAATTCTATAGATGGCGTGGAGGAGTGCTATATGGTGCGTGCACATGGAGCTTCGCAAAGTCTCTTTGTTGATCTTCGTGTAAAGGTATTGTCTGATATGCATATCAGGGATACACAACGTTTGATTGCACGCATTGAAAATGATCTAAAAAGAACGTATAGGGGAGTATCGGACGTATTTGTCCACATTGAACCCCTATAA